The genomic window tacaaCATATCAATACACTTTGTATCAAATACAAGACTTTAGTGCCATCTAGTGAAAGATGGATGTGTCATCATTCGGGTTCTTCAACaactgaaagagaaaaaagcaTGAAGAAAAAACCTCTTAAAGTATTGTAAATATATGTCAGAGTTTCAGTAAAAAATAATATCGGTATCGGtatcagaattattattattattattattattattaataataataataataataataataatatggataGCAATTCcttggacaaaaaaacaaacaaacaaacaaacaaacaaacaaacagaattgGGTATTTTTGAAAAGTGGAAATTGACATGTCTCTAATCCTGCCCAGAACGTGGTCGGGTTCACATTTTAACTTTCCAGTGTCTTCTGGCCCAATTCCACCACTGTGGATAATTTTACATGCCTCGATCAGGATAGGAAATAGCTTATATTACATGACACTATATTCCAAACGTACGCCCACTCACCTCCACATATATTCACTTTATTTGACAGCAGTATATCTGCTTGAACGTCATCCATTTTCATGTACAAACCCTCTGAATTTGCCTAGggatttacaaaacataagtaaaaatgcattttcctgCTTGAATTTTTTTAATACCAAACTGAAAGACACATTCCCAAAGAAACAACCTTTTGGAggtaaacatgaaaaataattggGTGCCTTGTTATCAGTAAAGACCAGTAGGTCTATAGATATCCTGAACGACTTGTTCCATGGAGTAAAAGGGGAAATGCAACAGAGAGCCATATTcaagtttttttaatgtagcatTTGTCAGGATATTGTGAAATAACACCTtggaagcagtccagaacagcTTTCTAAAGCTGTCATAAAAAGCTGTTAGGAAGCCAGTTGCACACAATGGTCAGTGTCAAACAGCATATGGACTTGATCCATGAAAAGACATGTGAAACTGTCCAAGCCAGTTggcatttcaatattttaaatacactttttaatAACAACAATTTATAATAAAACTTACCAAAAATAGTTCAAACAGGGTGTCTCCCATTGCTTTATGCACATGTTCCTCCACAACTGGATAGGTACGGACAAAATACTAAAgtgtagacagagagagaaaataaatagtgCCATTATGcttttacaaacacaaacaaatcaacTTTCAAAACAGAATAACGTTCTGGTGGTTACTTTAGTTAGTCATACTGATGTACCCTAATTCTCTGCACATTCTGTGATGCATGCATGTCTAACTCCCTTTAAGATGAAGGTGTGTGCAGTGCAAGAggagcagacctccagggcgaGACTGGCCTGGCGTTGGCTGTCGGCGTGGTCCTGGTAGCCCATTGCATACAACAGGTGGTGCACCAGCCCCAGGGGGAGCAGCTCCTCTGACAGCGTTGGGCTCCCCTGAGCCAGCATCCTGCATACAAACAGGTCCATTTCAGCCCCCTAAATCTTATGTAATGCCTTGAACCCTTATTAAGCCatgcattttcattaaaaaaatgcctAGAGCTTTGGAAATGAACACCTGATGTAAAGGAACAAGCTGCAAAAGCATTAACAGCTACTGTAGACATTTAACAGTGTCTGTTAATGAATATCCACTGCTTAAACTCTTTTACGAATACATATTGAAATGTTAATACAGGCTAAATTCACAATATGTTATGTTTCCTAACAATTGTACAGTATTAACTGCAAGATAAACATTTAGATGATAATTTATGGCATGCATTACAGTTTTTTCAATCACCGTTTGAGAAAGGCATCCTGCTGCTTCATCGTGTGAGCCAAAGACAGCTCGATATTGTACTGCAGAATATGTTTTCACCCAGTTTTTTGGTACACATTTGCATGGCACAGAGAAAGCATGTTTCTGGCCTTTCTTCACTTACCGTATAGCTTTGGCTGCTGCAGCTTGCTGAACAAACACTGGCAAGGATTCAGTCATGTTGGCAAATTCTGGAACTAATGGAACAAACCATAAAACAATTACCTCCTCCGTCCTGCAGATTTGCACTCGAGGAAACTAGCCAACAACTATCTAAAAGCTAATGTTCCTGATCAAACTAATTACATTGTTCCAAATCTTAAGCATTGTGCTTAGTCCACTAATTACAGCATGGCTTTTCACAGGCCCATACAACAAAGGTCTGTTATCCAATATAGTTGTGAAAACAAAGTACCAAAATGCAGGGGATCAAACGGGCACAGGAGCTCAACCAATACATAGATTAAGTTAAATAATACTTCAGGAAGAATCCTTTGTGCCACAGATACATGAGATGGTCTTCAAATTGAAAGCGACAACATGATTATCAAGTTGGAAACTGGTGTGCACATGCAGGGAATTTGATTAAAACCACTCTATTTTTGGAAGGTAGCTCATACAGACAGACCAGCTGTCTCTCAGTAGGTCACCAAGGTCTGTGGTTACAACAACCTAGGAGTCCTGCTCTAACAGCTCGCTTCCCTGTATGACCACACTTCATATTCCATTAATTAGGTTAAATGTATGATTTTACTGCCATCTGGTGGTTTAAACTTTACTTACCGTTTTCTACAAGCACGTAGAGCTGAAATATCCATTCTGCATAATtcatacacaatacacacaaattGCCCATGATATGTGTGTCTCAACCTCTTTATAACAAATCTAGAACAGTATTTACTAATGCAATAAAGTAGAAATTTAGATTACCATTCAGGATCTCAATGTTTTTGATTCCTTCTTTTGTTGGTTTCAGCAAGGATACCAAGCCTTTCAGTAGAGCCAGTCTGACCTCATAGTGCATGAGATCTTTAATAAGTTCAATAgctgaaatgtgaaaaaaaaacatagataCATTGTACTGGGGACTCATTTGATcctaaacaaaaaaagttattcTTTGTATAATTGTATGGCCTGTGTTTTTGAAGGAACATATATTTGGATTTATTCAATATGTTTCAGCTAAACATAACATTTGGATTACAACATTAAATCATTACAATTTGAATTGAGGATGGTTTAACATGTTGTATTTTTGATCCGTTTAAGAATGGACACAAATAGATACATACCCTCATACTGTACTTCAAGGTGCAAAGATCTCAATACCTTCAGCAAAGGCTCTACAATGCTAGGATGAGCCACTTTCACGATTTCCTGGAGGAAATAAGCATTGAGGGCTTGAGAATGAACTAATATATTATAACAGACAAAAAAACGTGATCAGGAAAACAGCAAGAACCAAGTCAAAAAAAGTGTTTGCAGACTTATTGCCATGCAGTGTCCTTTTGGTATAATGTGAGGAGTTAGTCTATTTATATTGTTGTCTTAATAATTTCTTCTAGTAAAATCTGGGACTGAGTGTTACCTGCACAATGCGCAGTGTCTGGAGGGAGAGCTGCTGGGCTTTGGGGGAGGTGCAGGGCAGCAGTGCAATCAAGCCCTTGTACACCTGGCTCTGGTATTTGGGGTTACCCTGGGCTAGGGACTCCAGCAGGCAGCGGGCTTTCTCCTGTGTGTCCTCTGCCTTAGAGTTCGCCAAGCATTCAGCAATGGCCCGCACACCTTCAATTGACACAACACTAAAACACCTAGCCTGGCTTGGCATGTTATAACATCACACTACTGAAGAACCTGTACCATAACTACATAATTAGTAAACATGTATACACTAATTATCCTTTAATAgtcttttaaatatgtaatatgcaTATGCAAAGGGTAAAATAAGCAAAATGAATTAAACACTCAAAGGAAGTATATAAAAACATGGTTAATGCATATATCTAGGATACaatgcaaaacattttatttttctaacaaGTAACTCATTGTTATTATAGAAAATAATAGATAAAGACTTGTCATTCACGCCTCAACACACTACATACCATAGCTTTCACAGATGAGCTCTTTGTATCTCCTCCCGGCATTGGCCACAATCTGAAGCAGACTCAGGGCTTCGGATTTGTCCTCTTCCGCTGTCTGTTTCTGACCAAGGATCTCTAGGAGGGTCAAAACACCACCCACTTCCAAGAACTCATGCAAGTAACGGTGGCTATCAGgaataaaataaagagaaaagcaagaaaaaataaaatctgcctCCCCCTTTGCTTTTAGATcgtaaataaattagaaataaaaGTTTTGCTTACTTTCCTGATGCAGAAAGAAATACACCAATTGCCTTTAACTGCAGGCCTAAACATGTTCCAATCATGTACCTGGGAAGATTCTGGTTAAAGAAAAGGTTGGAAttatgatttatgtatttattttcatgcaaTGATGCTTTGCTCGTTTCTAGATGCACGTTATAAAAGATACGTTAGTCTCATCCATGCAGTTAGCCTGGCTAGGAAAAGGCTGTCAGCCTGGGCAAACACCAGCTCCAGCTCGGGCCCGGTGCAGCCAGCACTCTGCCTCAGAAAGGTGCTCAACATGTGGCTGCGCACGGCCTTGTTCCCCTGGTCCCACTCCTGCAGGAACATGGTGACCCTGCTGATGGCTGCCTGCTCTTTAGTGGAGGACATGCTCACTGCTCTGCTCCAGTCACAGACTCATACCTGAGGATGCAAGAGGACAGAAACACGGGATGGAGTCACATGCATTGTCACAAACATAATCCCCATTGTATCTGTTTCATTAAAAGATATGCCTGGGTGCTTATGTTTTATAGCAGATAACTGCACATTTCATTGCCAGTTTCCATCCAAGTACAAATCccacacattttaataattccTGCTCTAATGTGCTGCCTATACATTGCATAAATACAACTAACATGCTTAATCAGGCTTAGTTTaaactacaataaaaaaaagttgtacCTAATGTTGCAGAAGTCTGTCTTATGCCTCAGAAGGTGCTGTTTACTGTTTTAATCGAATAGCTTCAGTATGGTGCATATATTATGCTAGCTACTGCAGAAAcgaaaaaataagttatttacaAATACCACCAACGCAATCCGAATCAAAAGAGGTGTGCATGATGCTCCAATCTTGAGATTTGCATTTCCTCATCAAAGACCTATAGAAGATAAACCAATTAAAAGCATGTCTGGAAAATGTGTGGTTTGTTTTACACACGGTCACTAGGAGAAGCTTTGGGTTGCTAAGTTAGTTGGTCGCGTCCGAGCTGCGCAGCTCTGCGCCCGCctgcgctgctccgccaatgggatcgctgggattctgcagatggGTACAGTCACTGGCACCTGATTGGTTGTGCCGAACTTCCGGTTTCAGTGTGAAGAAGTTACGGAGGTCAAAGTCTGAAAACTAAGTAGCGTATTACTGAACGTATATTATTGTGAAAAGATTAATTGTAACATTAAttacacacattaaacacattgtaaCCGCTGCGAGAGTTGGGGAACAGCGACAACATGGGAGATGTGGGCCTGGATTACAACATCGTTTTCCCCGAGCCGCTTATTTCAGGTGAGAGCAACAAggagaaacaaacaacaaatctgAGACACCGAGCATGCCATGCCTCTTTTTACAACCATTGCGATTtgtttaacacatttatatCAATGCATAACCTTTTCGGGGAAAGTGTTTACGAAAGATCGCCTGTTATAATGGGTGTATTGGGGAAGTAATAATGGAATAGTGATTTTAAGTAAATGATGTAACAACTTTTCATTGCACAACTGCGTAAAGAACCAACACAATGAGGTTTAAACTGTAGTAAAGAAGGGTTCAAAGTGATGTATGAATTTAAATGAGCATCGATGATCTTCTATAGTTATTTCTTACATGTATGTTCTTCCTCTAGAGAAGCTCTGGCATGCACAGAAGGAACCAGTAGTGATCCTCTTGGGCTGGGCTGGCTCTAAGGACAGACATCTAGCAAAGTACAGCTCAATATATAATGAACAGGTCAGTGCAACAAAGACAAAAGTGAGAGTTTTAATCGCTGTGAAATGTTGTTGTAGGCTAATTGTCTTCTTATTTGATCTCTTTAGGGATGCATCACACTTCGCTATACCGCCCCATGGAAGACTGTTTTCTTCTCAGAGTCTTTTGGCTGCAAAGGCCTATCCACCACTGCTCAACAACTGCTGGACCTTCTCTTTGATTACGAAGTGGAAAACAACCCGATTTTGTTCCACGTTTTTAGCAATGGCGGGTTCATGCTGTACCGCTACATTGTGGAGCTCCTGCACAGCCACAAGCAGTTCAGTACCCTGTGTGTGGTGGGCACGGTCGTGGACAGTGCGCCCGGAGCCCGCAACGTGAAGGGCTCATTGCGggcacttgatgtcatcctggCCCCGAATACGAACGTGGTGCTCCGGTATTTCCTCCTGGCTCTGTTTTTCTGCATGGTGTTCATTCTGCGGATCGTCCTTTACCCCCTGACCAAGTACTTCCACAGGAATCACTACGATGCCATGCTAGGGGATCCCTCAAGCTGGCCCCAGCTGTATCTGTACTCCAAGGCCGACAAAGTGATCACCCAGACAGATGTGCTGGGGATGGTATGGGCTCGGCAGCTGAAGGGGGTGCAGGTGGAAAGCGTTGACTTCACTACCTCGGCTCACGTCAGCCATTTCCGGGACTTTCCAGAGCAGTACTCTGACAGGTGCCTGGCCTTCCTCACGCACTGTCTGCAGAGTGAGGCGGAGGGGCAAAGGAAGAGGCATCTTTCTGTGCCATCTAAAAACATGAGATAATGAAGGTTTACAAAAAGGGAAGCATAAGTGTCATAGAGACTACTGTGAATTAAGAAACGTCATATCTGAATGTACCACTATACATTACACTTTTGAATCTATTCCAGTGGAAGGGTCCAATGACGGGGAATAGCAAAGACACAACGTATAGGCTAGTTTAGTAATCTGCTTAAATAAGCTGAAATACATTCACATTCcaaaattaaagttttttttttaaattactgacACAAGACTGATTCAATGAAATTCactactaaataaaataccttcatatattttatgtacTTTCTACAATGTTTTGATGGTTCCCAGCTTAATGTAGGAGATCAGAATTATACTTGTGAGACACAGTCATATTTTTATATGACATTAGTGTAATGTATTGCACCGCTATGTTACAGATTAAATGAATCTCAATATGTGCATGTGACTActttttcaattatatattacTGGATGCATTATTTTGATGGTAGTGTGCAGGTTAGCATCATTAAATGTTTGTAAtcaaagtagtagtagtattacctTTCACTATTACCTTGCCTTTCACTACTAGGGTACTGTATGATACTGTACGGTACGTTATATAAACTTTAGGGGAAAAAGACCACAAAGCCTATATAATATActactattttttatttcacttgTACTTAAAATACATGACTTATATTAACTTTATATTAACAAAGCTTAGAGCTGTTTacttaataaaaaagtattaagCCTAACTTAGACATTCTTAGTTTGCCAGAACTTTTTTCCCTCCGACAAAGATGGCTTTTCCATTTCGAAATGCACTTTGTTTTCTAGCCTATCCCCTAACATCTGCATATTTTGACCATGGTAAACTATACTTTACCACATGTTTACCATGCTGCATCACATTATACCTTACTGTATTTGTTTACTacagtacaccacactacaaATGTTGGAGAAAAGTGTCATAGCCTCATATTAGGCCCATGGTCCTGTATATAATTTATGACACTTTTAATCTGCCTTCTACCACACTTCTTCTCCTTATTGGGCTTGTATTTGCATTAAGGAGCATAATTACTCTTGGGGCTATTCCCATTGTGTGATTCATAATAATATACTTACAGCAAAATACATACTATGAACATACCTGCTATTATACTACTCTGCTTTTCCTGATGCATACTACTCCCAACCTAAATTGTACAAGTATTACATCGATTACAAAACTGTTGCTTATAATATCAGTGATATTAACTTGCATACTaccataaaaataatacatatccagTAATGAATCATGAAAAAGTACTCTCACATGCAGACTAGATATAAAGACCTTGCAACAGAGTAATTCTGCAGACTAATCACTTGTGTTCACATGTGGCAAACGAAGGGAACTCTGATGTGCAGACTGCTGCAGTAAAATTACTGTGTGCACTGTTACTGTGTAATGTCTGTGTGGTCATCCGTGTGCACTGACTATTTGCtctgattaaaatgttaaacaaaaacacaaattgcAACTTGTTTAAATTCATTACACTATAAAAAAGATTATGTTTATCGAGTTTTTGCTACGTGAAGAGTTTATTATGGTCTTATTGGTTACTTCCTGCCTCAATGATGAGCCTTCACAGCGATGCATTCTGGGCATTGTAGTCCGAGGGGTTTTAAACAACTACAATAACCAGGATGCTAATGTTATCATTGGCTCGTTGCTTATGAAGACTAAAGCAGATGGAAAACGGAttctaatacatatttttctggACGTTTTCTTCTTAATAGGAAAAGCATTGTGCCAGAGGTACGCTACACAGGTAACCTTTGTATATAATGTTGTAAACACAACATAAAGTATTTAACACGGTGTGTTCATTTTAACGTTTTCGTGCTGAGGCCTAGTCTTGTTGGAGTCCACGGGTTTTCTTACGGGGCTTTTCCAATCGTCTGAAGCGCTTCTTTTGAATCGAGCTGTGTAGTATTTGCGGTCTTTTCGGCGCGGGGTGTGGATACTCCAGGATTATGTTTACAATTTATCAGATGAAGAAATACATCGTGTAaccatatttatgtatgtgcaCTTGTCTAGGATCAGTAACAATGCGATATTTACTCTGAACAGAATATCACCTTTTCTCTTCATATTTACTGGATTTTAATCTCAGGATTATtgaaatttcatttttttttttaaacaacaaagTATCACTTTATACATAATGGGGCAGTATTCAATGAATTACACTGTGTTATTCtaccatttaatttcattaaagTATGCGAATGTAAACcagtataaatacacattttcacttAGTTTTATTTTGGACTTTATAGGTTTACTGTAGTGTGCTGCAAGAAATCGGTCTAAGAAATGTCACAATACAGTGTACCTCATACAGTCATTAAAATGTCCCATTGAGGACAGAATTGACGTCACACACTAAATAATACTTCTTTCTGCGTTTCTTTCTTCCCCCAGTTGAAAATGACGACGGGTGCAGATGTGCGAGATATCCTGGAGCTGGGGGGTGGGGAAATGGATGCGGGTCCAATCAGTAAAAAGGACATCATTAACTCGGATAAGGTAATAGCCCGTTTTAATCACTCTAATGCTCAGGTTCAGGTGTGAACGGACCACATCATTCACAGTCCATTGTCATAAAGTATTTCAGTAGGGTCTTTGTGCTTGTGCCACCTCATGTAGTACTGAGATCAACACCACTACTGCCTTTATAACCATTATAACATAGAAATACACGTAATTCGAAAAAGCTACTTATCTAAAAATGTATTCCAAATGATTGTTCTACTGTATGaaacattgttattttattaagtgAATATCAATctacagcagtggttttcaaagcggtcctggagtaccccctgccctgctggtttttgttccaaccaaggtcttaattgcttaattgaatccttaattgacttAACAAAGCAATGTACcattcaattatgtaattaagacctaggttggaacaaaaactggctacaaaaataaaatattaaagttttagataagcctaAATACTGACATTAATTTAGGACTTGGGTCTGAAACCCCTGATTTAAAGTATTTTGTTAGTCATTGACTGATTTTGAAGGCCAGTTTTGCAATCAGTACAACTGCAATTTTTAGAGGAATAGATTTTTTCCCTTTGGGGAAAATATATACTTTAGGGAATCAGTTAAGTTAATTAGTCCTTAGTCTTTAAGATGCTGTAATTAATTGAgatatgttttgtaaatgtatttttttaataaagtgatgttttaatcaatatttatttgtatttacctAATAACTGGATGCATAATGTTACATTGGTGAACACTTTAAACCTAGTATGCAGCCCAAAAACACAATACACTGCCCCATTGGTCAGGTCTAGATGACCCGTACAAGTGACATGCATTTGTCCCCAAATCATACAAGTATAAAAGGAGGAGTGTATTATTGCAGCACAAACATATATCCGATCCAGTGCTGCGTTCTAATAAGAGACCTGGTGTCTTCAAATATATAATCCTGTGTAATCCTTCCTCTCATCAGCCCAGTTTTGGTGAATGTCTAATCCACATCTCGTTTTTCTCTTGCTAATTCTTCAACAGTGTTTCAAGTGTTTAGCATTGCAATCTATCCAAGGAATGACAAGCTGTTGGTATATGTTGTATTTGAAGTAATGGAAGATGCAccgttaattttattttaagtatgcAGGAAAGCTTTAGTTATATTTAGCTTACAGTAATGCAGAGCAACTTTTTACTGTAAATTTAAAGGTTTTAGTCATAAATAGTTATTTGCCATTTAAGAACACAGTGCTTGccaaatatatgtaataaactGCACAACAGCTTTGCTGTTATTAATACTCAGGTTCAATGCACTTTTGGTTTATAGGTGTGGGTACTATTtcctttgttgctttttttacaTACACTTGTATTTGAActatacaaacacaaaaataggtctgtattgatttaaaatgttaactgACAGTGTATAATTTTTCCCACTGTGTTGGTGGGCATTTGATATCCTTTGAAGAGAATTTACAATGAGCTGTCAAGGCAGCTTCAAGAAAATTAATCACTGATCTTTGCCGAAGAGTACATCAAAGTATCTTT from Amia ocellicauda isolate fAmiCal2 chromosome 19, fAmiCal2.hap1, whole genome shotgun sequence includes these protein-coding regions:
- the armh1 gene encoding armadillo-like helical domain containing protein 1, producing MSSTKEQAAISRVTMFLQEWDQGNKAVRSHMLSTFLRQSAGCTGPELELVFAQADSLFLARLTAWMRLTYMIGTCLGLQLKAIGVFLSASGNHRYLHEFLEVGGVLTLLEILGQKQTAEEDKSEALSLLQIVANAGRRYKELICESYGVRAIAECLANSKAEDTQEKARCLLESLAQGNPKYQSQVYKGLIALLPCTSPKAQQLSLQTLRIVQEIVKVAHPSIVEPLLKVLRSLHLEVQYEAIELIKDLMHYEVRLALLKGLVSLLKPTKEGIKNIEILNVPEFANMTESLPVFVQQAAAAKAIRMLAQGSPTLSEELLPLGLVHHLLYAMGYQDHADSQRQASLALEYFVRTYPVVEEHVHKAMGDTLFELFLANSEGLYMKMDDVQADILLSNKVNICGVVEEPE
- the tmem53 gene encoding transmembrane protein 53; amino-acid sequence: MGDVGLDYNIVFPEPLISEKLWHAQKEPVVILLGWAGSKDRHLAKYSSIYNEQGCITLRYTAPWKTVFFSESFGCKGLSTTAQQLLDLLFDYEVENNPILFHVFSNGGFMLYRYIVELLHSHKQFSTLCVVGTVVDSAPGARNVKGSLRALDVILAPNTNVVLRYFLLALFFCMVFILRIVLYPLTKYFHRNHYDAMLGDPSSWPQLYLYSKADKVITQTDVLGMVWARQLKGVQVESVDFTTSAHVSHFRDFPEQYSDRCLAFLTHCLQSEAEGQRKRHLSVPSKNMR